The following proteins are co-located in the Puniceicoccus vermicola genome:
- a CDS encoding DUF1800 family protein, with protein sequence MPAPNTLFFLLGLLLAPIAALAALDLNNNRQSDVWENTFRATGLLPEGDEDRDGASNADEAVAGTDPWNPASKLLPQMETGRLPPGQMGIQWMARGHKEYILWTSPDLSPDSWSLHGRWIGIDDTMDTFLSLPASSALFMRLEVNDLDSDGDGLNDWEEALLGYDPETPNSMRLPTADYTRAAGAVVSGNTVSISAVDATTHEGWPDPAVFAIRRSGGVDALTIHLGQTGSATSDSDYNAISSTVEMPFGRNTAWVQVVPITDSLIEGDETVTLTLLEGSDYTLDPQDSATITIEDGSGPVSAKEAARFLTQATFGPTPELIQEVQTLGIEDWIENQFSQPIGLHQPVLEAIDWIDEGGGPYSFHKMRAWWEQAMNAPDPLRQRIAFALSEILVISDHGAPDRTPRGMLNYYDMLLANSFGNYRELIEDVTFHPCMGIYLSHQGNQPPDPELGRFPDENYAREIMQLFTIGLWMLGPDGSVLLDPQNQAIPTYDNSDITNLARVFTGMSWGAGDTTVRWEFFWPEVPEDFNYDDFYVEPMKMWNGPYTEWFEVAPDQWQSREVFHHDQGSKNVLGTILPANDPNQPETDYAYADVDRALNVLFNHQNIGPFVSRLLIQRLVTSNPSPGYVGRVAAAFADNGEGVRGDMQAIVKAILLDPEARDYSVSEDPHYGMQREPYLRFVSLARAFDAASESGIYEIYWIEDEYGMTPLSSPSVFNFFSPTYQPSGPIKDAGLVAPEFQITNEVTGIRVPNHLFSSIWYQVTWNGDRPTREVHFDFSDELALVGDTDALLEHLDVTLMHGQMSNEMRELLHFTLTRPDVLNQSESEQVRLAIYLIASSPEFAVLY encoded by the coding sequence GTGCCCGCCCCCAATACCCTCTTTTTTCTTCTCGGCCTGCTCTTGGCACCCATCGCTGCTTTGGCAGCCTTGGATCTGAACAACAATCGTCAAAGCGATGTCTGGGAGAATACGTTCCGGGCCACGGGATTGCTGCCCGAAGGGGATGAGGACCGAGACGGAGCCTCCAATGCTGACGAGGCGGTGGCGGGCACCGATCCATGGAATCCCGCTTCGAAGCTGCTCCCACAAATGGAGACCGGTAGGCTTCCTCCGGGGCAAATGGGGATCCAGTGGATGGCGCGAGGCCACAAGGAGTACATCCTCTGGACCAGCCCGGATCTTTCTCCGGATTCCTGGAGCCTTCACGGCAGATGGATCGGGATAGATGACACCATGGACACGTTCTTGTCCCTCCCCGCATCCTCCGCCCTTTTCATGCGACTCGAGGTCAACGACCTCGATAGCGACGGCGACGGTCTCAACGATTGGGAAGAAGCCCTTCTCGGCTATGATCCCGAGACGCCGAACTCCATGCGCCTGCCGACAGCGGACTACACCCGCGCCGCTGGCGCCGTGGTCTCGGGAAATACGGTCTCCATTAGCGCCGTCGACGCCACCACTCACGAAGGATGGCCCGATCCGGCCGTCTTTGCGATCCGCCGCTCCGGTGGGGTTGATGCCCTCACGATTCACCTCGGCCAAACGGGCTCCGCAACCTCCGACTCCGACTACAATGCAATTTCCTCAACCGTTGAAATGCCCTTCGGCCGCAACACGGCGTGGGTTCAAGTGGTTCCGATCACCGATTCACTGATCGAAGGAGACGAAACAGTCACCCTCACCCTCCTGGAGGGGAGCGATTACACTCTCGATCCGCAGGACTCAGCGACCATTACCATTGAGGACGGATCAGGACCAGTCTCCGCCAAGGAGGCCGCCCGCTTTCTCACCCAAGCGACCTTCGGCCCCACACCCGAACTCATTCAAGAAGTTCAGACCCTCGGAATTGAAGACTGGATCGAGAACCAATTCAGCCAGCCGATCGGACTTCACCAGCCCGTCCTCGAGGCCATCGACTGGATCGACGAAGGAGGCGGCCCCTACTCGTTTCATAAAATGAGGGCATGGTGGGAGCAGGCGATGAATGCTCCCGATCCCCTCCGCCAACGGATCGCCTTCGCCCTCAGCGAGATTCTCGTCATTTCCGACCACGGGGCACCGGATCGCACTCCCCGCGGAATGCTCAACTACTATGACATGCTCCTCGCCAATTCCTTTGGCAACTACCGCGAGTTGATCGAGGACGTCACCTTTCACCCCTGCATGGGAATCTATCTCAGCCACCAAGGCAACCAACCTCCCGATCCGGAATTGGGCCGATTCCCCGACGAGAATTACGCCCGGGAGATCATGCAGTTGTTCACCATTGGGCTCTGGATGCTCGGCCCGGATGGCTCCGTCCTCCTCGACCCGCAGAATCAGGCTATCCCGACCTACGACAATAGCGATATCACCAACTTGGCCCGCGTTTTCACCGGGATGAGTTGGGGTGCGGGCGACACCACCGTGCGTTGGGAGTTCTTTTGGCCCGAGGTTCCTGAAGATTTCAACTACGACGACTTTTACGTCGAGCCCATGAAGATGTGGAACGGCCCCTATACCGAATGGTTCGAAGTAGCCCCGGATCAATGGCAGTCCAGAGAGGTTTTCCACCACGACCAAGGGAGTAAAAACGTGCTCGGAACGATCCTCCCGGCCAACGATCCGAACCAGCCGGAAACCGACTACGCCTACGCCGATGTCGATCGCGCCCTGAACGTTCTCTTCAATCATCAAAATATCGGTCCCTTCGTATCCAGGCTTTTGATTCAGAGGCTTGTCACCTCCAATCCATCCCCGGGCTATGTGGGCCGGGTGGCTGCCGCCTTCGCAGACAATGGGGAAGGCGTCCGAGGCGACATGCAGGCCATTGTAAAAGCCATCCTCCTCGACCCCGAAGCCCGCGATTACTCCGTTTCGGAGGACCCACACTACGGAATGCAGCGGGAACCCTATCTCCGTTTCGTGTCTCTGGCACGCGCCTTTGATGCCGCCAGCGAATCCGGCATCTATGAGATCTACTGGATTGAGGATGAATACGGGATGACTCCTCTCTCCTCCCCCAGCGTCTTCAATTTCTTCAGCCCCACCTATCAACCCTCTGGGCCGATCAAAGATGCCGGACTGGTCGCCCCTGAATTCCAAATCACCAACGAGGTCACCGGCATCCGCGTCCCCAATCACCTCTTCAGCTCGATTTGGTATCAAGTGACTTGGAACGGTGATCGACCGACCCGCGAGGTGCATTTCGACTTTTCGGACGAGCTCGCCCTGGTCGGCGATACGGACGCACTCTTGGAGCATCTGGACGTCACCTTGATGCACGGGCAGATGAGCAATGAAATGCGTGAGCTCCTCCACTTCACCCTGACTCGCCCCGACGTCCTCAATCAGTCCGAGAGCGAACAGGTTCGCCTTGCCATCTATCTCATCGCCAGCTCCCCGGAATTTGCCGTCCTCTACTGA
- a CDS encoding DUF1501 domain-containing protein, translating into MSKRISRRKFIGQACCSAVGSTALFSTLLNLRMANTAAAQSVPTGGDYKALVCLFFAGGCDSFNMLLPYGDTEYSEYAAIRGDLALSKSAGEILPLTLNQPIGKDLGIHSGMPEIQALCNAGNAAWLANVGTLVQPTTKEQYQAESVILPLGLYSHADQIRQWQTSVPQDTSSIGWGGRTADLLHSLNNNENISMNISIAGNNTWQSGNEVFEYVVSPNGSTGRSRYDLTWGVNPAMSAAIDSQLTHDYQNLFVDTFAKKGKGAMDAHAEFSAAIDQATPLQTVFPEENYLASQLRMVARSISAHSALNMNRQTFFVQVGGWDHHDEVLGTMATMLPQVSEAVDAFYNALTELNEQNNVTLFTASDFGRTLTSNGAGSDHAWGGNHLIVGGAVNGGQVYGTYPDLFEGNLQDTGRGRLIPTTSVDAYFGELALWFGVSPQDLPTVLPNVTNFYTPSAASGPLGFMNMS; encoded by the coding sequence ATGAGTAAACGAATCAGCCGCCGCAAGTTCATCGGACAAGCCTGTTGCTCAGCGGTCGGTTCGACCGCCCTCTTTTCCACGCTGTTGAACCTGCGGATGGCCAACACGGCCGCCGCCCAGAGCGTCCCCACTGGCGGCGACTACAAAGCGCTGGTCTGCCTCTTTTTCGCCGGCGGATGCGATTCCTTCAACATGCTTCTCCCATATGGAGATACCGAGTATTCGGAGTATGCCGCCATCCGCGGAGACCTGGCCCTAAGCAAATCCGCCGGAGAGATCCTGCCCCTCACCTTGAACCAGCCCATTGGTAAAGATCTCGGCATTCACAGTGGGATGCCGGAGATTCAGGCCCTCTGCAACGCGGGGAACGCAGCCTGGCTCGCCAACGTCGGCACCTTGGTGCAACCCACCACCAAAGAACAGTATCAGGCCGAATCGGTCATTCTGCCCCTCGGGCTCTATTCCCACGCAGACCAGATCCGGCAGTGGCAAACCTCTGTCCCGCAGGATACGTCGTCCATCGGCTGGGGAGGACGCACTGCCGACCTCCTCCATTCGCTCAACAACAACGAGAACATCTCCATGAACATTTCCATTGCCGGGAACAACACTTGGCAATCGGGCAATGAAGTGTTCGAGTACGTCGTCTCCCCGAACGGTTCTACTGGGCGCAGCCGCTACGATCTCACATGGGGCGTCAATCCCGCCATGAGCGCGGCGATCGACAGCCAGCTGACCCACGACTACCAAAACCTCTTCGTCGATACGTTTGCGAAAAAGGGAAAGGGCGCCATGGATGCCCACGCGGAATTCTCGGCGGCGATTGATCAGGCCACTCCGCTCCAAACCGTTTTCCCCGAGGAAAACTACCTCGCCAGTCAGCTCCGCATGGTCGCTCGCAGTATCAGTGCCCACAGCGCCCTGAATATGAACCGCCAAACCTTCTTCGTCCAAGTGGGTGGCTGGGATCATCACGACGAGGTGCTCGGCACCATGGCGACCATGCTCCCACAGGTCAGCGAAGCCGTCGACGCCTTCTACAACGCCCTCACCGAACTCAACGAGCAAAACAACGTAACTCTCTTCACCGCCTCCGACTTCGGACGCACCCTGACCTCTAACGGCGCCGGATCCGACCATGCTTGGGGAGGCAATCACCTCATCGTTGGAGGCGCGGTCAACGGAGGACAAGTCTACGGCACCTATCCGGACCTATTCGAAGGAAACCTGCAAGACACCGGGCGGGGACGCCTCATCCCCACCACTTCCGTCGATGCCTATTTCGGGGAACTCGCACTCTGGTTCGGAGTCAGCCCCCAGGACCTGCCCACCGTTCTTCCCAATGTTACGAACTTCTACACGCCCTCGGCCGCGAGCGGCCCGCTTGGCTTCATGAATATGTCTTAG
- a CDS encoding CCA tRNA nucleotidyltransferase, with protein sequence MSNFLETVPAEQATLIRNLAQQAKAAGGRLLLVGGAVRDLLSGKVPVEFDLEVFGLSLDAIERELGREIPLIQVGRSFPVVKVRDQPIDIAIPRTEWKTGNRHTDFGFEANPDLDFATAARRRDFTINAIGWDPLTQELMDPYGGEKDLRAGILRHVSDQFGEDALRVLRAMQFIARFDLTPAPETIAVCRTLEQTHLAAERIFEEWKKLILKGKIPSKGMFFLEEVGWLRFYPELEVLVDCPQDPRWHPEGTVWRHTCFCLDAFARERIGEEKEDLIVGLAVLCHDLGKATTTTTDEEGGIHSYGHEKAGIHPTRALLSRMTREKSLIEEIEPLVVTHMRPRQLFEHKSGPAAVRRLADKVGRLDRLLRVCRADTAGRPPLPPGDFPEGQWLLNRAEELNVSNNRPYPILQGRDLLKLGVDPGPRMGKLLKRLFEDQLDGKFETKDEGLERAKELADLD encoded by the coding sequence ATGTCCAATTTCCTCGAAACCGTTCCGGCGGAGCAAGCTACTCTCATCCGCAATCTCGCCCAGCAAGCGAAGGCCGCGGGAGGTCGTCTGCTCCTGGTTGGGGGGGCCGTGCGGGATCTTCTTTCCGGGAAGGTTCCCGTTGAGTTCGACCTCGAGGTGTTCGGCCTCTCACTCGATGCCATTGAGCGCGAGCTCGGACGGGAGATTCCCCTCATTCAAGTCGGCCGTTCATTCCCCGTCGTCAAAGTCCGCGACCAGCCGATCGACATCGCCATTCCCCGTACCGAGTGGAAAACCGGCAACCGCCACACCGATTTCGGTTTTGAAGCCAATCCTGATCTGGATTTTGCCACCGCCGCCCGACGTCGGGATTTTACGATCAACGCCATTGGCTGGGATCCGCTCACCCAAGAATTGATGGATCCCTACGGAGGCGAGAAAGACCTGCGCGCCGGCATCCTCCGCCACGTCTCCGACCAATTTGGCGAAGATGCCCTTCGGGTTCTCCGGGCCATGCAATTCATCGCCCGCTTCGACCTCACGCCCGCCCCGGAAACGATCGCCGTCTGCCGCACCCTGGAGCAGACCCACCTCGCCGCCGAGCGCATCTTTGAAGAATGGAAGAAACTCATTCTCAAAGGGAAGATCCCTTCCAAAGGAATGTTCTTCCTGGAAGAAGTCGGCTGGCTCCGCTTCTACCCGGAACTGGAGGTTCTCGTCGACTGCCCGCAAGATCCCCGTTGGCACCCGGAAGGGACGGTCTGGCGGCACACCTGCTTCTGCCTCGACGCCTTCGCCCGCGAGCGCATCGGAGAAGAGAAGGAGGATCTCATCGTCGGCCTCGCCGTCCTCTGTCACGATCTCGGCAAAGCCACGACTACCACAACCGACGAAGAGGGCGGCATCCACTCTTACGGCCACGAAAAGGCGGGAATCCATCCGACGCGAGCTCTCCTCTCGCGGATGACTCGGGAGAAATCCCTGATCGAAGAAATCGAGCCCCTGGTCGTCACCCACATGCGCCCCCGCCAACTCTTCGAGCACAAATCCGGCCCGGCCGCCGTCCGGCGCCTCGCGGACAAAGTCGGCCGCCTGGACCGCCTCCTCCGTGTTTGCCGAGCCGATACAGCCGGACGCCCCCCATTGCCTCCCGGAGATTTCCCCGAGGGACAGTGGCTCCTCAACCGCGCCGAGGAACTCAACGTCTCCAACAACCGCCCCTACCCCATTCTCCAAGGCCGCGACCTCCTCAAGCTCGGCGTAGATCCCGGCCCCAGAATGGGCAAGCTTCTCAAGCGACTTTTCGAAGACCAACTCGACGGAAAATTTGAAACCAAAGATGAAGGCCTCGAACGGGCGAAGGAACTGGCAGATCTCGATTAA
- a CDS encoding LamG domain-containing protein → MKNLKAKTLILTLTLSASGCGLNAQTLLYEFNFNDSGNATGTTSTGSNTTEAVFDGAATRGADGSGVSGLAGDYAFDMTAPDAMGNSATSNKNAAATASSASGASGFGGSTSFTITGWAKAESTPGSFARIIQFGSYNAIYLPNSDALTLAFRQGDGSAGTETLNESSSLFDTTDEWVFFATSYDGTTGLTSIYAGSKTDSVSLLGTATFDPDTVHTTSETLLIGNSSGYNRPYDGLLDDLRVYTDGGAADASGALSLGDLEGIRANAIPELSTSSMFVGFFAILLVFLRRSRFGDR, encoded by the coding sequence ATGAAAAACCTCAAAGCAAAAACATTGATCCTCACTCTGACCCTTAGCGCATCAGGCTGTGGACTGAACGCCCAGACTCTCCTCTACGAATTTAATTTTAATGATTCTGGGAATGCCACGGGCACCACGTCAACCGGTAGCAACACAACAGAAGCCGTTTTCGACGGAGCGGCGACACGCGGAGCGGACGGTTCCGGAGTATCCGGTTTAGCGGGAGACTACGCTTTTGATATGACGGCACCCGATGCAATGGGGAATTCCGCCACTTCGAATAAGAATGCTGCGGCGACGGCCTCCTCAGCTAGCGGTGCGAGCGGTTTTGGAGGCTCGACCTCTTTTACGATCACTGGATGGGCCAAGGCTGAATCGACGCCTGGATCATTTGCCCGAATTATCCAGTTCGGGTCTTACAACGCGATCTATTTGCCCAACAGCGATGCATTGACCTTGGCGTTTCGGCAAGGTGACGGTTCGGCAGGAACCGAAACCCTCAATGAATCCAGTTCTCTCTTTGATACAACGGATGAGTGGGTCTTCTTTGCTACCTCTTATGACGGAACTACGGGCCTGACCAGCATCTATGCGGGCTCGAAGACGGATTCGGTCTCACTTCTTGGCACGGCTACCTTTGATCCGGACACCGTCCATACAACTTCTGAGACGCTGCTTATCGGTAACTCCAGTGGCTACAACCGTCCCTACGATGGTCTCCTTGATGATCTGCGAGTCTATACAGACGGAGGAGCAGCTGATGCTTCGGGCGCACTGAGTCTCGGTGATTTGGAGGGCATACGGGCGAATGCGATTCCAGAGTTGAGCACGTCCTCGATGTTTGTCGGGTTTTTCGCAATCCTACTGGTTTTTCTTCGGCGCAGCAGGTTTGGGGATCGCTGA
- a CDS encoding LacI family DNA-binding transcriptional regulator, with protein MPPKNSSDQPTPPVTLQNIADRLGVTRALVSMALRNSPKVAAATRERVQAMAREMGYRSNPLVRALMSEVRQRRKHVYRATLAFITNLKTENHWQGLTVYPDYFNGAKQAARRLGYDVEHFWLGNYRSNPTRLAEVLRARGIPGVLIPPLPAENHSFDMDLKGFSAVTFGYSMKRPNIPRVCNHHIHTVQLAVEHLVERGYQRIGFALRKDEVAQVNYLWRAGLTVVQYLFPNLTIQIFEPDQWTEEAFQKWVASHRPEVVIGGNKTLWKWMGHLGLRIPEEIGFLHLDCRKDEEISGTYQNTLSLGESGIELLASLVESNTTVEDEQPRVMMLQSDFHEGRTLRPIEK; from the coding sequence ATGCCCCCCAAGAACTCCTCAGATCAGCCCACTCCTCCCGTTACTCTGCAGAACATCGCCGATCGATTGGGGGTAACCCGGGCACTGGTTTCGATGGCCCTGCGCAACTCGCCGAAGGTAGCGGCCGCCACAAGGGAACGGGTCCAGGCCATGGCTCGCGAAATGGGCTATCGCTCCAACCCTTTGGTTCGCGCCCTGATGTCGGAAGTGCGCCAGCGTCGGAAGCATGTCTATCGGGCAACGCTCGCATTTATCACGAATTTGAAAACGGAAAACCACTGGCAAGGATTGACTGTGTATCCGGACTACTTCAATGGAGCGAAACAGGCCGCGCGACGTCTGGGATACGATGTGGAACACTTCTGGTTGGGCAACTACCGCTCGAACCCCACCCGATTAGCCGAGGTTCTCCGCGCACGAGGAATACCAGGCGTGCTCATACCTCCGCTACCCGCCGAAAACCATTCCTTTGACATGGACCTGAAAGGCTTTAGCGCCGTGACGTTTGGATACTCGATGAAACGACCGAACATCCCTCGGGTTTGCAACCATCACATCCATACCGTGCAGTTGGCCGTCGAGCATCTGGTTGAACGTGGCTACCAACGGATCGGTTTCGCCCTGCGCAAGGATGAAGTCGCACAAGTGAATTACCTCTGGCGGGCGGGATTGACCGTGGTTCAATACTTATTCCCGAATCTAACCATTCAGATCTTCGAACCCGATCAGTGGACCGAAGAGGCCTTTCAGAAATGGGTTGCATCACACCGGCCCGAAGTCGTCATAGGAGGCAATAAAACACTCTGGAAATGGATGGGCCATCTCGGGTTGAGGATCCCGGAGGAAATCGGCTTCCTGCACCTCGACTGCCGAAAGGACGAAGAAATCAGCGGCACCTATCAAAATACCTTAAGCTTAGGAGAGTCCGGAATCGAACTACTAGCCAGCTTAGTAGAGTCCAATACCACGGTGGAAGATGAGCAACCCCGGGTCATGATGCTTCAAAGCGATTTCCACGAAGGACGAACCCTACGACCCATCGAAAAATAG
- a CDS encoding Gfo/Idh/MocA family protein, with product MKTQRVGVILIGINGYGFRFLQETFRLETLGEVRLQAVIDPAAAQNPEWAYLQSTGVPAFDDLKDCLDSGIEADLVVIVSPIAFHASQTCAALAAGMDVLCEKPICATMAEARRMMAARDASGRYLEIGYQWSFSSPVQALKTDILAGRLGSLRSLRTCVAWPRGEVYFQRNNWAGRVRDPEGRPVFDSPVNNATAHFLHNMLFVAGISPTLSATPKIIEAECYRGNLIENFDTACCRLETVEGPEVLFFTTHCTKEKIGPQFSFSCDEAQIEYTAGGSIIARLSNGDQKDYGNPEGDPMEKFRYCLDRCRDPHKFPAVCGPEAAIAHTSCVQGFQATPVIALPASQLQYSNDKPETKLTFLPGLDAEILEGYRKGLLFSEMKLPWSSPATRVSLPVGPTETIGAREASGLS from the coding sequence ATGAAAACGCAACGCGTAGGCGTCATCCTCATTGGCATCAACGGCTATGGATTCCGATTCCTCCAGGAAACTTTCCGCCTGGAAACCCTGGGGGAGGTCCGTCTTCAGGCGGTTATCGACCCGGCAGCAGCTCAAAACCCTGAATGGGCATACCTGCAATCTACCGGAGTTCCCGCTTTCGACGATCTCAAGGATTGTCTGGATTCGGGAATCGAGGCGGATCTCGTGGTTATTGTCTCTCCGATCGCATTTCACGCGTCTCAGACCTGTGCGGCCTTAGCGGCCGGCATGGACGTCCTCTGCGAAAAACCAATTTGCGCGACAATGGCGGAGGCCCGCCGAATGATGGCAGCGCGCGATGCCTCCGGCCGATATTTGGAAATCGGCTACCAATGGTCTTTCAGTTCACCCGTGCAGGCCTTGAAGACAGACATACTCGCTGGCCGGCTGGGCTCGCTCCGATCGCTGCGAACCTGCGTAGCTTGGCCGCGAGGAGAGGTCTACTTCCAAAGAAACAATTGGGCTGGACGAGTTCGCGATCCAGAGGGTCGACCTGTCTTTGACAGTCCGGTAAACAACGCCACCGCTCATTTTCTTCACAACATGCTCTTTGTTGCCGGAATCTCCCCCACACTATCTGCCACACCCAAGATCATTGAGGCGGAGTGCTACCGGGGAAACCTGATCGAGAATTTCGATACCGCCTGCTGCAGGCTGGAAACCGTTGAAGGTCCGGAGGTCCTCTTTTTCACCACGCACTGCACGAAGGAAAAGATCGGCCCCCAGTTCTCGTTCTCCTGCGATGAGGCCCAGATCGAATACACCGCCGGCGGCTCGATCATCGCCCGGCTTTCCAACGGTGATCAGAAGGACTATGGAAATCCTGAAGGTGATCCGATGGAGAAATTCCGATACTGCTTGGACCGCTGTCGCGACCCACACAAATTCCCGGCGGTATGCGGCCCTGAAGCAGCCATAGCCCACACCTCCTGTGTCCAAGGATTTCAGGCGACTCCTGTGATAGCTCTCCCAGCCAGTCAACTGCAGTACTCAAACGATAAGCCTGAGACCAAACTTACTTTCCTGCCGGGCTTGGACGCGGAGATCCTAGAAGGATATCGCAAGGGTCTTCTGTTTTCGGAAATGAAATTGCCCTGGTCTTCACCCGCGACGCGGGTGTCTCTCCCCGTGGGTCCGACAGAAACCATTGGGGCGCGGGAAGCTAGCGGTCTCTCGTAA